A region of uncultured Desulfobacter sp. DNA encodes the following proteins:
- a CDS encoding response regulator transcription factor, whose product METAEKKRVLIIEDEAHIAEGIKLNLSLQGYDAKVAADGIAGLEEWRAWHPDLIVLDIMLPMVDGFSILQTIRREDEKIPVLILSARGDTEDKVRGLKYGVDDYLSKPFDLEEFLLRVDRLVKRKEWYVQPGSAPKKSAPLLFEGSFYSFGTNHIDFVTSMAQCAAGEVVLTEQEITLLRIFIAHKGKPLSRKMLLKAGWGYAIDTSTRTVDNFIVRFRKYFEPKPKSPIYFKSRRSVGYIFEPGD is encoded by the coding sequence ATGGAAACGGCTGAAAAAAAACGTGTTCTGATCATAGAGGATGAAGCCCATATTGCAGAAGGGATTAAGCTGAATCTCTCTTTGCAGGGGTATGACGCCAAGGTGGCTGCCGACGGTATTGCGGGTCTTGAAGAGTGGCGTGCCTGGCATCCTGATCTTATTGTTCTGGACATTATGCTGCCCATGGTTGATGGATTTTCCATTCTCCAGACCATTCGCCGGGAGGATGAAAAAATTCCCGTGCTGATTTTATCGGCCCGGGGGGATACCGAAGATAAAGTGCGGGGATTGAAATACGGTGTGGATGATTACCTGTCAAAACCCTTTGATTTGGAAGAATTCCTATTGCGCGTGGATCGCCTTGTAAAACGCAAGGAGTGGTATGTGCAGCCCGGAAGCGCCCCTAAAAAATCAGCCCCCCTGTTATTTGAAGGTTCCTTTTATTCCTTTGGGACAAATCACATTGATTTTGTTACATCCATGGCCCAGTGTGCAGCAGGAGAAGTGGTTCTGACCGAGCAGGAAATTACGTTGCTGAGAATTTTCATAGCCCACAAGGGAAAGCCCTTGTCCCGGAAAATGCTTCTAAAAGCCGGGTGGGGCTATGCCATAGACACCTCCACCCGGACCGTGGACAATTTCATTGTCAGATTCAGAAAATATTTTGAACCCAAACCCAAGAGCCCGATCTATTTCAAAAGCCGCAGGTCCGTGGGTTATATTTTTGAGCCCGGAGATTAA
- a CDS encoding HAMP domain-containing sensor histidine kinase, translated as MQILNPSRWYLHPVFIFACSIIALATFLVLTVSLYMEIRSALEVVILKFNITPQAIFPSKTGMTVLVLSLLIIVVLAGIFLAFIYYQKTVNLFRLQHNFIYNFTHELKTPVTSLRLYLETFIRHRMDPEDVKKYSADMLKDISRLTENIDRILNLARIESQNFGSKVTRESLVTFLEEFCRKNASLFRELDIKIENPSGGNFEYPVNAFLLDILLTNIFSNALSYNESTTPTLTILFKSYLQKVTIDFIDNGIGVAKEDAKKIFRKFYQADRNNNQANTGSGLGLYLVSSIAAIHGWRASVSSEGKGKGSKFTITIPRASIASVRDKELWKRLKKNVF; from the coding sequence ATGCAGATTCTGAATCCTTCCCGGTGGTATCTCCATCCGGTGTTTATTTTTGCCTGTTCCATCATTGCCCTTGCCACATTTCTGGTCCTCACGGTCAGCCTTTACATGGAGATCCGTTCCGCCCTTGAGGTGGTGATCCTCAAATTCAACATTACGCCCCAGGCCATTTTTCCTTCCAAAACCGGAATGACGGTGCTTGTCTTAAGCCTTTTGATCATTGTGGTTCTGGCCGGTATTTTTTTAGCTTTTATCTATTACCAGAAAACAGTAAACCTGTTCAGGCTTCAGCATAACTTTATCTATAATTTCACCCATGAACTGAAAACGCCTGTCACCTCCCTTCGCCTGTATCTTGAAACCTTTATCCGCCATCGTATGGACCCTGAGGATGTAAAAAAATACAGTGCGGATATGCTTAAAGATATTTCCAGACTTACAGAGAATATAGACCGCATTCTCAATCTGGCACGCATAGAGAGCCAAAATTTTGGATCTAAGGTGACCCGGGAGAGCCTTGTGACGTTTTTGGAGGAGTTCTGCCGGAAAAATGCCTCCTTGTTCAGGGAGCTTGACATAAAAATTGAAAATCCCTCCGGGGGCAATTTCGAGTATCCGGTGAACGCCTTTCTATTGGATATTCTGCTGACCAATATTTTTTCCAATGCGTTGTCTTATAATGAAAGCACCACACCCACTTTGACCATTTTGTTTAAAAGTTACTTGCAGAAAGTCACCATAGATTTTATTGATAACGGCATAGGTGTGGCCAAAGAGGATGCAAAAAAGATATTTCGCAAATTTTACCAGGCAGACAGGAATAATAACCAGGCAAACACAGGATCGGGCCTTGGGCTGTATCTTGTGTCAAGCATTGCTGCCATTCACGGCTGGCGCGCCTCGGTGTCAAGTGAAGGTAAGGGCAAGGGCTCTAAATTTACCATTACCATTCCCCGGGCAAGCATCGCCAGCGTCAGAGATAAAGAGTTATGGAAACGGCTGAAAAAAAACGTGTTCTGA
- a CDS encoding DUF2325 domain-containing protein translates to MNEMTCFLNIWEIERNFKCPVIGAMLSVDKHKDILKKSGWDVSTLKPYEYHSYLMGCMGDENAVSIKTNNYIRHQSLKYMKQIAALYKKKDAKEVRALWNDYSARGIIGPVMYAIVSHKDTPVELLKDIHGEVHMLSHANMAEVFNVRRKLEAADQALEREKNKSREKSKKVRDLVNQLKDAGKERDSLAFQNARLKKKLGELETNPVLQQSPVPDLTQDVERLEQALRCQKEQTLFAEREKKQLEIQLFSTTNENSMLKEELTQLASVFSSGEDSAYTCPEKQPCPVTGSCPNEDCPRRRLCARRIFMIGGITKMKSYYRQIVEKAGGEFDYHDGYLRSSNEDLAAKVKRCDVVVCPVSCNSHNACLKVKHLCSRYNKELKILNSASLSAVTQALIVPDDDTLNIN, encoded by the coding sequence ATGAACGAGATGACGTGTTTTTTAAATATATGGGAAATTGAACGTAATTTTAAATGCCCTGTGATCGGGGCCATGCTGTCCGTTGACAAGCATAAAGATATTCTAAAGAAAAGCGGATGGGATGTCAGCACCCTTAAGCCCTATGAATATCACTCCTATCTCATGGGATGCATGGGGGATGAAAATGCAGTGTCCATCAAGACAAACAACTATATCCGTCATCAGTCATTGAAATATATGAAGCAGATAGCGGCCCTCTACAAAAAGAAAGATGCAAAAGAGGTCAGGGCGTTATGGAATGACTATTCTGCCCGGGGAATTATCGGTCCTGTGATGTACGCCATTGTGTCCCACAAGGATACCCCGGTTGAATTGCTTAAGGATATCCACGGTGAAGTTCATATGCTTTCCCATGCGAATATGGCCGAGGTTTTTAATGTTCGACGAAAGCTTGAAGCCGCTGACCAGGCCCTGGAGCGGGAAAAGAACAAGAGCAGGGAAAAAAGTAAAAAAGTAAGAGACCTGGTCAATCAGTTAAAAGACGCAGGAAAAGAGAGGGATTCTCTTGCATTCCAGAATGCCCGGCTGAAAAAGAAACTGGGTGAGCTTGAAACTAACCCTGTTTTGCAGCAGTCCCCGGTCCCCGATCTGACACAGGATGTTGAACGTCTGGAACAGGCATTGCGCTGTCAAAAGGAACAGACACTTTTTGCGGAACGGGAGAAAAAACAACTTGAGATTCAATTATTCAGTACCACCAATGAGAACTCAATGCTCAAGGAAGAGTTAACACAGCTTGCCTCGGTCTTCTCCTCCGGGGAGGATAGTGCGTACACATGCCCGGAAAAGCAGCCGTGTCCGGTGACAGGTTCGTGTCCCAATGAAGATTGTCCAAGGCGCCGCCTGTGTGCCCGGCGTATTTTTATGATCGGTGGGATTACCAAAATGAAATCCTATTACCGCCAGATTGTTGAAAAGGCCGGTGGCGAATTTGACTATCATGACGGATATCTTAGAAGCAGCAATGAGGATCTTGCCGCCAAAGTAAAGCGGTGTGATGTTGTTGTCTGCCCTGTGAGCTGCAACAGCCATAATGCCTGTTTAAAGGTCAAGCATTTATGTTCACGGTATAATAAAGAGTTAAAAATTTTAAACAGCGCAAGCCTTTCAGCAGTTACCCAGGCACTGATCGTTCCCGATGATGATACTCTGAATATCAATTAA
- a CDS encoding SoxR reducing system RseC family protein, whose amino-acid sequence MITEDGIVTHATPETAWVKTTRSAACESCASKDSCGGGHHPSEEMTVILPNTLGVKEGDRVIVGINSGPMLFLSFFLYVFPIILLIIGALIGDALAPALEMNRSALSMGSGFLLFAVAFLIIRRKQAGMSKKDKYKPFLVRKKIPPSP is encoded by the coding sequence ATGATAACCGAAGACGGCATTGTCACCCATGCCACACCTGAAACAGCCTGGGTTAAAACCACCCGATCGGCAGCCTGCGAAAGTTGTGCCTCAAAAGACTCCTGCGGCGGCGGCCACCACCCTTCCGAAGAGATGACTGTTATCTTGCCAAACACCCTTGGCGTAAAAGAAGGAGACCGCGTGATCGTGGGCATTAATTCAGGGCCCATGCTTTTCCTAAGCTTTTTCCTTTATGTCTTTCCAATTATTTTGCTCATCATTGGCGCATTGATTGGAGATGCCCTTGCCCCAGCCCTGGAAATGAACAGATCGGCCCTGTCCATGGGGTCTGGTTTTCTACTTTTTGCCGTGGCTTTCCTCATTATCAGAAGAAAGCAAGCCGGCATGTCAAAAAAGGACAAATATAAACCCTTCCTGGTTAGAAAAAAAATCCCGCCCAGCCCCTAA
- a CDS encoding cytochrome c3 family protein gives MTSQRDLKIAVWIMIVLLVTGIVCYASFCPPVPEKPVRLMFQNKAGKVLFTHLMHTDNYSLDCLDCHHNLEDGETYNCSECHEETGDESMPSRADAFHAQCKGCHEDYGAGPVECNACHAK, from the coding sequence ATGACATCACAACGAGACCTGAAAATAGCTGTATGGATCATGATCGTTCTTTTGGTCACAGGGATTGTTTGCTACGCGTCCTTTTGCCCTCCTGTTCCTGAAAAACCAGTTCGACTGATGTTTCAGAACAAAGCTGGCAAAGTTTTATTCACCCACCTCATGCACACAGACAATTATTCATTAGATTGTCTGGACTGCCATCACAACCTTGAAGATGGCGAAACCTACAACTGCAGCGAGTGCCATGAGGAAACAGGTGATGAAAGCATGCCGTCCAGGGCTGACGCATTCCATGCCCAGTGCAAGGGGTGCCATGAAGATTATGGTGCGGGTCCGGTAGAATGTAATGCATGTCACGCAAAATAA
- a CDS encoding 4Fe-4S dicluster domain-containing protein codes for MIKRSFFALSKPRLTYDLLDTSLQSADAIAVPGTLTLLLHEEIDSAKKALIGPGDAVKKGQKLKLYDDSVSYALSPVAGTIKGFDSYSDDFGNTATYVLVKPDPSVSGDDQWAALKLEETLEFAVDSLGQIPGALPFSTLADPAYDIKTIVVTGADTDILCDTCQFVCTAYADQMIAGAKILKTMTRAARICITVPENLSAQVNVDGFQVIRTSDTYPSNLPAMVMKDHMGMTLSPGMTPEDAGVCFISPEALVSLARIYETGHPVFEKVVTLIDKGGKKYRIKATIGTPISKIFSCFNVQINERDRIIIGGPMQGHATYTIHHPVVPDMDTIIVQDRDVVTELSDNACVNCGECVRICPANVPVNLLVRYLEANLYEEAADRFDLESCIECGLCAYVCRAKIPLYQYIRLGKHELLTLRANA; via the coding sequence ATGATTAAACGATCTTTTTTCGCTCTATCCAAACCTAGGTTGACGTATGATCTGCTTGATACGTCACTGCAGTCTGCCGACGCGATTGCAGTTCCTGGGACCCTTACCCTTCTTTTGCACGAAGAAATCGACAGTGCAAAAAAGGCGTTGATAGGCCCGGGAGATGCTGTCAAAAAAGGGCAGAAATTAAAGCTTTACGATGACAGTGTTTCCTATGCCCTGTCTCCTGTCGCGGGCACGATCAAGGGATTTGATTCCTATTCCGATGATTTCGGCAACACCGCGACGTATGTATTGGTTAAGCCCGACCCGTCGGTCAGTGGCGATGACCAGTGGGCTGCACTGAAGCTGGAGGAAACCCTTGAGTTTGCGGTTGATTCTCTTGGACAGATTCCCGGCGCGCTGCCCTTTTCAACCCTTGCAGATCCGGCATATGATATCAAAACCATTGTCGTGACAGGTGCAGACACAGACATTTTGTGTGATACCTGTCAATTCGTCTGTACCGCATACGCAGACCAGATGATCGCTGGGGCTAAAATCCTCAAGACGATGACCCGGGCCGCACGAATATGCATTACAGTGCCTGAAAATCTTTCAGCCCAGGTGAACGTCGACGGGTTCCAGGTCATCCGGACCTCTGACACATACCCGTCCAATTTGCCGGCCATGGTCATGAAAGATCATATGGGCATGACGCTGTCGCCCGGCATGACTCCGGAAGATGCAGGCGTCTGTTTTATCAGCCCCGAAGCCCTGGTTTCCCTTGCCAGAATTTACGAAACCGGCCATCCGGTGTTTGAGAAGGTCGTCACCCTCATTGATAAAGGCGGGAAAAAATACCGGATTAAAGCGACCATCGGTACCCCCATCAGTAAAATCTTTTCCTGTTTTAATGTTCAGATCAATGAGCGTGACCGTATCATCATCGGTGGACCCATGCAAGGCCATGCCACGTACACGATTCATCACCCCGTGGTCCCGGATATGGATACAATCATAGTACAGGACCGAGACGTTGTCACCGAACTTTCAGACAATGCCTGTGTCAACTGTGGCGAATGTGTCCGCATCTGTCCTGCCAATGTGCCGGTAAACCTGCTGGTACGGTATCTTGAAGCAAACCTTTATGAAGAGGCAGCAGACAGATTTGATCTGGAATCCTGTATTGAGTGCGGGCTTTGCGCTTATGTCTGCAGGGCCAAGATTCCTTTGTATCAATATATCCGCCTTGGCAAACATGAACTGCTGACCCTTCGTGCAAATGCTTGA
- a CDS encoding RnfABCDGE type electron transport complex subunit D has protein sequence MTNTKLIVSHAPFWHNGDSLFKQNLNFIIALLPAALFGILKFGAPALGVLTLAASSAMLWEVIMAVISKQKLAIGNMESAVIGLLFGLMVPATMPWWVVITGTFVAVVLGKYVFGGTGGNPFHPTLVGIAIITMSWPSFIDFDTAYVAYQFDFTALAPLAALKSQGPSVLGSFSNFDLLMGNEVGGIGSTFGLGIIIGGIYLMLKGYTRWEIVISFIAGILITATLFYVLHPDTYASPLFHLCAGYTLLGAFFLAVENSSSPVNRIPMLIYGFLGGFMIILVRNIGIYPDGTVLSILLINLVNPLIDVIKPKALGKGVHHA, from the coding sequence ATGACAAACACTAAACTGATAGTTTCCCATGCCCCTTTCTGGCATAACGGAGACAGTCTGTTCAAACAGAATCTGAATTTTATTATCGCCCTTTTACCTGCTGCGCTTTTCGGTATCCTCAAATTTGGCGCACCAGCCCTTGGGGTGTTGACCCTTGCCGCCTCATCAGCCATGCTCTGGGAAGTGATCATGGCGGTCATCTCCAAGCAGAAACTTGCCATCGGCAATATGGAGTCTGCAGTCATAGGCCTGCTGTTTGGCCTCATGGTTCCTGCCACGATGCCTTGGTGGGTTGTGATCACCGGCACTTTTGTTGCCGTGGTCCTGGGTAAATATGTATTCGGCGGCACCGGTGGCAATCCCTTCCATCCGACTCTGGTGGGCATTGCAATTATCACCATGTCCTGGCCGTCCTTTATCGATTTTGATACAGCTTATGTAGCATACCAGTTTGATTTCACGGCCCTTGCCCCTCTGGCCGCATTGAAATCCCAGGGCCCGTCCGTTCTGGGTTCATTTTCCAATTTTGATCTTCTTATGGGCAACGAAGTGGGCGGTATCGGCTCCACCTTTGGACTCGGCATTATCATCGGCGGAATCTATCTGATGTTAAAGGGTTATACCCGCTGGGAAATTGTCATCTCCTTCATCGCAGGCATTCTGATCACAGCAACACTTTTTTATGTGCTTCATCCTGACACCTATGCTTCGCCCCTGTTCCACCTGTGTGCAGGATATACTCTTTTAGGTGCCTTCTTTCTTGCGGTGGAGAACTCATCTTCTCCGGTTAACCGAATTCCCATGTTGATTTACGGGTTTTTAGGCGGGTTCATGATCATACTGGTGCGCAATATCGGTATCTACCCGGACGGTACGGTTCTGTCCATACTGCTGATCAACCTTGTCAATCCGCTGATTGATGTAATAAAACCCAAAGCCCTTGGAAAGGGGGTACACCATGCGTGA
- a CDS encoding RnfABCDGE type electron transport complex subunit G — protein sequence MREMLSMIVVLTVLTAVSGGLLAAVEKTTKPQIEEQVLKFQKAPAIKEIFPDITNNPIQERFDVTVDDTTLQVFPGVLADGKKAVAFEAKGTGFGGPVGLMVGVNLDTDEIIAVRVTTHSETPGIGSRAKEDLSFVTQFAGKSMSANFGLKKSGGEIDAMSGATVTSGGVSQAAVTAQELYKKLKPEIVKQIAN from the coding sequence ATGCGTGAGATGCTGAGTATGATTGTGGTACTGACCGTTCTTACGGCAGTATCCGGTGGCCTTCTGGCAGCCGTTGAAAAGACAACCAAGCCCCAGATCGAAGAGCAGGTTCTAAAATTCCAGAAAGCACCGGCCATCAAAGAGATCTTTCCGGATATTACCAACAATCCCATCCAGGAGCGTTTTGACGTCACTGTTGATGACACCACGCTACAGGTATTCCCGGGTGTTTTAGCCGATGGGAAAAAAGCCGTGGCCTTTGAAGCCAAAGGTACCGGTTTTGGCGGTCCTGTGGGTCTTATGGTGGGCGTTAACCTTGATACTGACGAAATTATCGCGGTGCGGGTTACAACCCATTCCGAAACACCCGGCATCGGTTCAAGGGCCAAAGAAGATCTCTCTTTCGTTACCCAGTTTGCCGGTAAGTCCATGTCCGCCAATTTTGGTCTGAAGAAAAGCGGTGGCGAGATTGACGCCATGTCCGGTGCAACGGTTACCTCAGGCGGTGTGAGCCAGGCTGCAGTAACAGCCCAGGAGCTGTACAAAAAGCTGAAACCTGAAATCGTTAAACAGATCGCTAACTAA
- a CDS encoding electron transport complex subunit E has protein sequence MAQSLVKEFTKGLWAEIPPFRLVLGLCPTLAVTKTVENGIGMGIATTFVLVFSNILISMLRNIIPSKVRIACYIVIIATFVTIVEFMMQAYTYELFLKLGIFIPLIVVNCIVLGRAEAFAGKNTMIPSAADGLGMGLGFTMSLAALGAVRELIGAGTLTVWGGTPLFTIGHGYIPFHFMVEAPGAFIGLGLMLCLMNLIGQK, from the coding sequence ATGGCACAATCCCTGGTAAAAGAATTTACAAAAGGTCTGTGGGCGGAAATCCCCCCGTTCCGGCTGGTTCTCGGGCTTTGCCCCACCCTGGCCGTAACCAAGACCGTAGAAAACGGAATCGGAATGGGCATCGCCACAACATTTGTTCTGGTATTTTCAAACATTCTGATTTCCATGCTTAGAAATATAATCCCTTCAAAGGTCAGAATCGCCTGCTACATCGTTATCATCGCAACCTTTGTTACCATTGTTGAATTTATGATGCAGGCCTATACCTATGAACTGTTTTTGAAGCTGGGTATCTTCATCCCCCTGATCGTTGTAAACTGTATTGTGCTGGGCCGGGCAGAAGCCTTTGCCGGTAAAAATACCATGATTCCCTCTGCGGCTGACGGCCTTGGCATGGGGCTTGGGTTCACCATGTCTCTTGCCGCACTTGGCGCAGTACGTGAACTCATTGGGGCCGGCACCCTGACAGTATGGGGCGGCACCCCTCTCTTCACAATAGGTCATGGATATATTCCCTTTCATTTCATGGTCGAAGCACCGGGTGCATTTATCGGTCTGGGCCTGATGCTCTGCCTGATGAACCTCATCGGGCAAAAATAA
- a CDS encoding RnfABCDGE type electron transport complex subunit A, producing MGDLFVLAISCIFINNILLAQFLGNCPFLGTSKKMETALGMGMAVVFVLVMAGMITWIVDVYLLKALNVEFLRTVSFILVIASLVQFVEMFLKKSIPGLYAGLGIFLPLITTNCAVMGVCLINIKEEYTFIEALVSSFAYAVGFGLALVLFAGVRERIILAKVPKPLQDTSIGLVTAGLLALIFTVFRGMV from the coding sequence ATGGGTGATTTATTTGTACTGGCAATCAGCTGTATTTTCATCAACAATATTCTCCTGGCCCAATTCTTGGGCAACTGTCCCTTCCTGGGCACCTCCAAAAAAATGGAGACCGCCTTGGGTATGGGTATGGCGGTTGTCTTTGTTCTGGTCATGGCAGGCATGATAACCTGGATTGTAGATGTCTACCTGCTTAAAGCACTGAATGTGGAATTTCTGCGGACAGTCTCTTTCATTCTGGTTATCGCCTCCCTGGTGCAGTTTGTTGAAATGTTCTTAAAAAAGAGTATCCCCGGACTGTATGCAGGTCTTGGAATCTTTCTTCCACTGATCACAACCAACTGTGCGGTTATGGGCGTGTGTCTGATTAATATCAAGGAAGAATACACATTTATTGAGGCACTGGTTTCCTCCTTTGCTTATGCAGTAGGCTTTGGCCTTGCTCTGGTTCTGTTCGCCGGTGTCCGGGAGCGGATCATCCTTGCAAAGGTGCCCAAACCTTTACAGGATACGTCCATCGGTCTTGTGACTGCGGGTCTGCTTGCATTGATATTTACCGTATTCAGGGGCATGGTTTAG
- a CDS encoding FAD-dependent oxidoreductase yields the protein MIPAILLMLGIGATCGIVLSLASKIFYVYEDPRIAQVENNLAGANCGGCGYAGCSAAAAAIVSGKEPPTVCIVNSKEGVEAVSRIMGVDAGEAEAPLSYNMCEGGNRAADKYHYMGVSSCKAMSVIFGGRRLCTVGCIGLGDCVKACKFGALYMGSNGYPVVDDEKCVGCGACQKACPKDIIEVKTLSEKLMEFNQLQGALAPCAQTCPAEINIPKYISEIKAGKYAEAVQTIRMRNPLLLSCGRVCPHPCEDMCRRGIEDEPVSINQLKRFVADYEMNSGSRIPITCAPDTGKKVAVIGGGPAGLSCAYFLRRIGHQVDIFDAMPKLGGIIRYGIPEYRLPKKVLDWEIQGILDLGIKAFTQVKFGEDFGLSSLVASGYNAIFMGIGAWKDYALGIEGEDLDGCYKGIDWLSKFASGQNMKIGKTAAIVGGGNSAIDCVRTLKRLGLEKVYIVYRRTRKEMPANAVEIHAAEEEGIDFVFLAAPTRVIGDENGKVKGLEYLKMELGEPDKSGRRRPVPIEGSETVLDVDMVISAISQAPDPSFKDTDPTPKIKDLEITRWNTIDNNPETLQSSIPYIFTGGDSATGPSLVVTAIGGGRRAARAIDLFLKGKPVEPVHNSLLGKRIPESIFEKVDGIIPSKRAKMPEIPVNQRLDSMIEVDLVLPEEQALAEADRCLNCCRICYNPDTAFPIAK from the coding sequence ATGATTCCAGCTATACTGCTAATGCTGGGCATTGGCGCAACATGCGGCATCGTGCTCAGCCTAGCCTCCAAAATCTTTTATGTGTACGAAGATCCCAGAATCGCACAGGTAGAGAACAATCTTGCAGGTGCCAACTGTGGCGGTTGCGGATATGCAGGATGTTCTGCAGCTGCGGCAGCCATCGTCTCCGGCAAGGAACCTCCAACAGTCTGCATTGTTAATTCAAAGGAAGGCGTTGAAGCAGTTTCCCGAATCATGGGCGTGGATGCGGGCGAAGCTGAAGCACCGTTATCCTACAATATGTGCGAGGGCGGAAACAGGGCTGCCGACAAATATCATTACATGGGCGTTTCATCATGCAAAGCCATGTCAGTCATTTTTGGCGGACGCAGACTTTGTACGGTGGGCTGCATCGGCCTGGGAGATTGCGTCAAGGCCTGTAAATTCGGCGCACTTTACATGGGCTCCAATGGCTATCCCGTAGTTGATGATGAAAAATGTGTCGGCTGCGGCGCCTGCCAGAAAGCCTGTCCCAAAGATATTATTGAAGTTAAGACCCTGAGCGAAAAATTGATGGAATTCAACCAGCTGCAAGGAGCGCTGGCACCATGTGCTCAGACCTGCCCTGCTGAAATCAATATTCCGAAATATATCAGCGAAATAAAAGCCGGAAAATATGCCGAGGCGGTTCAGACCATACGCATGAGAAACCCCCTTCTCCTTTCCTGCGGAAGGGTATGTCCTCATCCTTGTGAAGATATGTGCAGAAGGGGTATTGAGGATGAACCGGTTTCCATTAACCAGCTCAAACGTTTTGTGGCTGACTATGAAATGAATTCTGGTTCCCGGATTCCCATTACTTGTGCTCCTGATACCGGTAAAAAGGTAGCTGTAATTGGCGGCGGACCTGCCGGACTTTCCTGTGCATATTTTTTAAGGCGGATCGGTCATCAGGTCGATATATTTGATGCTATGCCAAAACTTGGCGGCATTATCAGATACGGCATCCCAGAGTACAGACTTCCTAAAAAGGTTCTGGATTGGGAAATCCAGGGAATTCTCGATTTAGGAATCAAAGCCTTTACCCAAGTTAAATTCGGAGAAGACTTTGGACTAAGCTCTTTGGTAGCCTCGGGATACAACGCCATATTCATGGGAATTGGTGCCTGGAAAGATTATGCCCTTGGCATTGAAGGGGAAGACCTTGACGGATGTTATAAGGGAATTGACTGGCTTTCGAAATTTGCTAGTGGTCAGAATATGAAAATAGGGAAAACCGCTGCTATCGTCGGTGGTGGAAACAGCGCCATTGACTGCGTCAGAACACTGAAGCGGTTAGGGCTTGAAAAAGTGTACATTGTTTACAGAAGAACCCGGAAGGAAATGCCTGCCAATGCAGTGGAAATTCATGCAGCCGAAGAGGAAGGCATTGATTTTGTATTCCTTGCAGCCCCCACACGGGTCATTGGAGATGAAAACGGCAAGGTTAAAGGCCTTGAATACCTGAAGATGGAACTGGGTGAACCGGATAAATCTGGTAGAAGACGGCCTGTACCAATTGAAGGGTCAGAAACCGTACTGGACGTTGACATGGTCATCTCTGCCATTAGTCAGGCACCGGATCCCTCTTTTAAGGATACTGATCCAACTCCGAAAATAAAAGACCTGGAAATAACCCGCTGGAACACAATTGACAACAATCCTGAAACCCTGCAATCTTCAATCCCATATATTTTCACTGGTGGGGATTCGGCAACCGGGCCTTCCCTTGTTGTTACTGCCATTGGCGGCGGAAGGCGTGCAGCCCGCGCCATTGACCTGTTCCTTAAAGGAAAACCGGTTGAACCAGTCCACAACTCCTTACTGGGAAAAAGAATTCCTGAATCTATTTTCGAAAAAGTTGACGGCATAATTCCCAGCAAACGGGCTAAAATGCCGGAAATCCCGGTTAACCAGAGACTGGATTCAATGATCGAAGTTGATCTGGTTCTGCCCGAAGAGCAGGCTCTTGCCGAGGCTGATCGCTGTCTGAACTGCTGCCGGATCTGCTACAACCCGGATACAGCCTTTCCCATTGCCAAGTAA